Proteins found in one Nostoc sp. NIES-3756 genomic segment:
- a CDS encoding ATP-binding cassette domain-containing protein, protein MVAHKRGTQLSILDLSKAFGKQPVLNSLNLEVPPGEFVAIVGRSGCGKSTLLRLVSGLDRPNSGGILLDGEPLRKLGDSLRVMFQDSRLLPWKSVIDNVGLGLHDNWQEKALWALEKVGLKDRAKEWPSVLSGGQRQRVSLARALVNQPRLLLLDEPLGALDALTRLEMQHLIENLWLERGFTAFLVTHDVEEAVALADRIVVIEEGGIALDLPVNLPRPRDRASEAFVNIREAVLEKVMNTENAYANKQLLQLSS, encoded by the coding sequence ATGGTTGCACATAAAAGAGGAACACAACTCAGCATTCTTGATTTAAGCAAAGCTTTTGGTAAACAACCTGTCTTAAATTCTTTAAATTTAGAAGTTCCTCCGGGAGAGTTTGTTGCTATTGTCGGTCGTAGTGGTTGCGGCAAAAGTACATTATTACGTCTAGTTTCAGGTTTAGATAGACCAAATAGCGGCGGTATTTTATTAGATGGAGAGCCATTGCGTAAACTTGGTGATTCTCTGCGAGTAATGTTTCAAGATTCACGTTTGTTACCTTGGAAAAGTGTTATTGATAATGTAGGTTTAGGTCTGCATGACAACTGGCAAGAAAAAGCCTTGTGGGCGTTAGAAAAAGTTGGACTCAAAGATAGAGCTAAAGAATGGCCATCTGTACTTTCTGGAGGACAACGGCAAAGGGTATCCTTAGCAAGAGCTTTAGTGAATCAGCCCCGCTTGTTGTTGCTCGATGAACCTCTAGGCGCTTTGGATGCTTTAACTCGTTTAGAGATGCAGCACTTAATTGAAAACTTGTGGCTAGAGCGAGGATTTACAGCGTTTTTAGTTACCCACGATGTAGAAGAAGCTGTAGCACTAGCCGACAGAATAGTAGTCATTGAAGAAGGTGGAATTGCTCTGGATTTACCTGTGAATCTGCCACGCCCCAGAGATAGAGCCAGCGAAGCCTTTGTTAATATTAGAGAAGCTGTGTTGGAAAAAGTGATGAACACAGAAAATGCTTATGCCAACAAGCAATTATTACAATTGAGTAGCTAA